The genomic region TTATCTTCATCTGATAATTCTTCCATTCCCAAAATTGCAATAATATCTTGTAATTCTTTAAATCTTTGTAAAATTTGTTGCACTTTTCTAGCAACTTGATAATGTTCTTGACCAACAACTTCTGGATCTAATAATCGCGAAGAAGAACTTAAAGGGTCAATCGCTGGATAAATCCCTAAAGCCGCAATACTACGATCTAATACCGTTCTAGCATCTAAATGACTAAAAGTAGTTGCTGGCGCCGGATCGGTTAAATCATCAGCGGGAACATAAATTGCTTGTACCGATGTAATTGAACCTTTCTTTGTTGAAGTAATTCTTTCTTGTAAAGCTCCCATTTCTGTTGCTAAAGTTGGCTGATAACCTACTGCTGAAGGCATTCTTCCTAATAAAGCCGAAACTTCACTTCCAGCTTGTGTAAAACGAAAAATATTATCAATAAACAATAACACATCTTGATTTTGCTCATCACGAAAATACTCAGCCATTGTTAATCCTGTTAATGCCACGCGCATTCTAGCACCCGGAGGTTCATTCATTTGTCCAAAAACTAATGCCGTTTTATTAATAACATTAGCTTCAATCATTTCATAATATAAATCATTCCCTTCACGAGTTCGTTCACCAACACCAGCAAAAACAGAAATTCCACCATGTTCTTTAGCAATGTTATTAATTAATTCTTGCACCAAAACCGTTTTACCAACACCAGCTCCACCAAAAAGACCAATCTTACCACCACGAGCATATGGAACTAACAAATCAATTACTTTTATTCCCGTCTCTAAAATTTCCGCTGTTGTGCTTTGTTCTTCATAACTCGGAGCAACACGATGAATTGGCATTCTTCGGGTTCCTTTGGGAATTATTGAACCATCTAACGGTTCACCTAAAACATTAAAAATTTTTCCTAAAGTTTCTTTTCCTACGGGAACCATAATTGCTTTTCCAGTATCAATCGCTTTTAAACCTCTAGTTAATCCTTCTGTTGGTCCCATTGAAATTGTTCTCACAATATCATCGCCTAATGCTTGCATTACTTCAACAACTAACTTTTCACCATTATTATCAATTTCCACAGCATTATACAAATTAGGTAAATTGTTATGCGAAAAACGAATATCAATAACTGGTCCTAAAATTTGAATAACTTTACCTTCATTATGCTTTTGTTTTTCAACTTTTTTCATAATTATCTCCTTTCCTAATTTGTACTATCAGCCGCTGCAATAATTTCCGCAATCTCTTGCGTTATTTTAGCTTGACGAGAACGATTATATTGCAATGTTAAATTATCTTTCAACTCATTAGCATTATTAGTAGCATTTTCCATTGCTAACCTTCTTGATGCTTGTTCCGATACTTGCGATTCACTAATGGCACTATAAATAATAGTATTTAAATATAATAAAATTGTTGTTTCTAATACCGTTTGCGCATCCGGTTCAAACTCAAACAATGAATTTTGCTGAGTATTAATTTTAGCAATTGGTAACAACTGCAATACTGTTGGTTGAAACGAAATACTATTAATAAATTTTGTATAAACTAATTTAATCCGTTCAATTTCTTTATTATTAAACATACTTAAAACTTGAAAGCCAATTTCTTGTGCTTGATGATATTCAAAATTTAAATCTAAATTAGAATAACTACTAATGACATTATAATCACGATTTTGATAATAACTAATCCCTTTCGCACCAATTACAATTAATAAATCACTTTTTTTAATTTCTGGGATGACTAATTTATGAATATTATAGTTATAACCAGCACAAAGACCAATATTAGAATTAATAATAATTCATACTGTTCGAAAATGGGAACCAGCATCTTTTTGTAAATATATAGAATCATTAGTATTACTAATAATATGATGAAAAACATCATACATTTCTTCACTATAAGGTCTAATCTCTTGAATTCTTTTACTAGCTTTTTTCAATTTTGCTGTTGATACTAATTGTAAAGCACGAGAAATTTTACCAATCGTATTAATTGTTTGAATACGATTTTTAATCCGAAAATCTTGTGGCATAACTATTAATGACGACCTTTTTTAACTTTAATTTTACCTTGAATCAATAACAATTCTCATTGTTCTTTTGTCCCATAACTCGTAATTTCATATTTATCAATTTTACTAACTAAATGATAAACTACTTTAATAATTTCCGTATCAACTTTACTTTTTAACTCTTTAGAAAAGGTTTTAACTTTTTTTAATTCCTGATATATCTTATGAGCTTCTTTATTATTTTTAAAATAAGTAATAATATTTTCTTTAAACAATAAAATCTTATCTAAAGGAATTCATTGAATTCTTCGTAAATTAATTGCTAATAATAAAATTGCTTGATTAGTTTGTGATAATGGATTATATTGCGTTTGTTTTAAAATATCAATCGCTCGTTGTCCATGTTCTAAAACTCTTTTTGTCATCTCATCTAAGTCCGAACCAAATTGGGCAAAAGCTTGCAATTCATTATATTGTGCTAATTCTAACTTTAATGTTCCCGCAACCTGCTTAATGGCCTTAATTTGCGCAGCACTACCAACTCGCGAAACTGAAAGTCCAAGATCAACAGCGGGACGAATCCCCGCATTAAATAATTGACTAGTTAAAAAAATTTGACCATCCGTAATAGAAATAACATTTGTCGGAATATAAGCTGAAATATCACCAGCTTGCGTTTCAATAATTGGTAACGCTGTAATTGAACCATTACCATTATCTTTATTTAATCTTGCTGCTCGTTCTAACAATCGTGAATGCAAGTAAAAAACATCACCGGGATATGCTTCTCGCCCTGGTGGTCTTCGTAACAACAAGGCCATTGTCCGATATGCAACCGCATGCTTACTTAAATCATCATAAACAATTAAAACATCTTTCCCTTGTTCCATTCATTCCTCAGCAATAGTAATACCCGTATATGGTGCTAAATATTGTAATGGTGCTAATTCACTGGCTCCAGCAGCAACAATCGTCGTATAACTCATTGCTCCCGTTTGTTTTAATCGTTCCACAATTTGGGCAACAGTAGAAGATTTTTGACCAATGGCAACATAAACACAATTAACATCTTTCCCTTTTTGATTCAAAATCGTATCAATCGCAATGGCGGTTTTACCAGTTTGGCGATCACCAATAATTAATTCTCGTTGTCCTTTACCAATAGGAATCATCGCATCAATTGCTAAAATACCTGTTTGTAATGATTCATCAACTGATTGTCGCGTCATAACCCCCGGAGCAATTCTTTCAACAGGGCGTTTCTTTTTACTTTTAATCGCACCTTTACCATCAATCGGTTGTCCTAAGGCATTAACAACTCTTCCTAGTAACTCATCACCAACAACAGTTTCAACAACTTGTTTCGTGCGTTTAACAGCATCGCCTTCCTTAATATAAGTATCATCACCCATTAAAACAACACCGACAGCATCTTCTTCTAAGTTTAAAACCATTCCATAAACATCATTATCAAAAAGTAATAATTCACCCAGCATCGCTTTATCTAAACCATGAAGCACAGCAATTCCATCACCGACGCTAATAACACTCCCTTCTTCACTTAATTCCATCTTTTTACCATAATGTTTAATTTGACTTTTAATTACATCAGCAATTTCATTTACCTTAAATGACATCAATATCACCTGCCTTACTTATTTTCAATATTTCGTTTCATTGCTAATAATCGTCCTTTTATTGAACCATCAAAAATTTGATCTTGAACTTTTACTTTTATACCCGCAATTAAACTAAGATCAATTTTATTAATTAATTCCACTTTTTGTTGTAAAATTTTTCCAATTTTCTTCTCAATTTTATCAATAACTTCTTCTTGCAATTTTATCGTTGAAAAAACAATCCCATAAAAAACATTTGCTCTTTCATTGCACAGATTACGAAACACTTTAAGAATTAATCTTACTTGCCGAAAATTATTGCGATCAATTAATAATTTAAAAAAATTAACAAAAATATCATTAGCTTTATCTTGAAAAATTTTATCAATAATCTTTTTTTGTTTTTGTTTTTCTAAATTATGTGTTGACAAAATATCAATAATTCGTGGATATTCAAAAAATAATTTAATTAAATGAATTGATTGCCTTAACATAATGTCAAGTTGTTTTTCTTCTTCGCCTAGCTTTAGTAGTGCTCATGCTCAATTTTGAATCATTAAACTAACTCCTAATCTAATTGTTTAATAAAATCATCAATCAAAACTTCATTTTGTTCACGATCAATCTCTTTTTCCAAAATATTTTGTGCCATATTAAAAGCAACATCAATAATCTCTTGACGAATGTTTTCTTCCACTTTAATCCGCTCTTTTAAAATATCTCTTTGCGACTGTTCATCAATTAACTTCGCCTCAATGCTCGCTTGATTAATAATTTCTTGTCTTTGCGTTAAAGCTTCCACTTTAGCATCATCAATAATTTGTTGTGATTGCATTTTAGAATCCTTTAATAACGAATTAGCTTCTGTTTCATACTTTGTTGCTTGTGTTTGTTTCCTAATCGCATCATCAATTAAATCTTTAATAATACTTCTTCGCTTTCGCATTAATTGTTTAAAAGGTTTATAAAGAAAAAAACCTAAAACAACTAATAAAACAACAGTTGCTAAAATATGAGCAATGAATACCCACACATTAGGAAATAATTGATTAATAATATTTTCTTGTTCAATTTTATAAAAAATTGCTAAATAACTTAACAACATCTAATCTTATTCCTTACGCAACAAATATCAAAATTAAAGCAATAACAAGACTATAAATAGCGCCAGTTTCTGCAATGGCACAACCAATAATTAACATTGTTCTAATCTTACCATTAGCTTCTGGATTTCTTCCTACCGCCTCAGCAGCTTTACCAGCAGCATAACCTTGACCAATCCCCGCACCAAAACAACCTAAAACACCAATCCCTGCTCCAATAAATTTGCCTCATGAAACATCACCACTAGCCAAAATCGCTCCTACAGTATTAATACTATTTATTATTTCCACACTCATCATCTATTTATCCTCCTTTTAGACATTATATTAAATATTTTGTGAACTAAATGCAACAATTATCCATCAGCTTCACGCCTATTAATAGCACCTTCTTTACTACCGGATTTTTCATCACCAATTTCTAATTTTCAATAAACTAATGTTAAAATTGAAAAAATAACCGCTTGAATAACACCAAAAAAGATATCAAAGTAAAAATGAAAAAATGGTGCTAAAAATCCTGCTAAAAAATTCACTTGACCAATAATTGGAACTTGTCGGGAAATTAAATCACTAAATTGATACAATAACGCCATAATAATACTGCCACCTAAAATATTTCCAAAAAGTCGAAATGAAATGGAAACCAATGGCACAAATTGCGTTAACAATTCTAATGGATTTAAATATCGTTTAAAAAAAGCTAATCTTTGAAATTTAATGCCAAAAATATAAATCCCGATAAATGTTACTAATCCCATCGCAAATGTTGTTGTATACGATGTCATCTGCGATTCAAACCCAACAATTGCTAACAAATTACCAACAATAATGTATGACAACAAATATAAGAAATATAATGTTAATCATTTAAAACTCGGTCCTAAAATACTAATAACTAAATTTTCAACACCTTTAACACAAAGTTCCACAATTAATACTAACCCTCGCGGTTCAGCTTTAGGATCAAGTTTTTTTACTTTAAAAAAGTATATTAAAGTGATAATAATAATAATTAAAGTTGTTAAAATAATCGTTGTTATTTGCGGAACAAGTTTTCACGGATCTCACAATTCAAAACTTGCATACATTTTAAGATTCATCCTTCAAGTTCCTCTTTTCTATCAAAGCATTATACATATTAACAATTAAAGTTGCAATAAAAGCAAGTATTAAACCAAAAATACTACTAAAAATATTAAAATATTCATTAAATAGCATAATAATCAGAACAGGAATTAAATATAATAATACTCGCAATAAAAAAAGTAGTCCTATTCCTAATTTATTAATTGATTGACCTGTTTGGATAACATACGAAGTTAAAAAAATTAACAACAAATAATTCAACAAACTAAAAATACTTGTTGTAACAAAACCAGTAATCAAATTTCAAGATAAATAATTAATTATAGTAAAAATTGTTGTTACTAATAGTCCAATAAAAATTAACAACCCAAAAACAATCATTATTTGTTTTTCATATTTCCAATTAATATTTTTCATTATAACTATCTACTGTGTATCAAAATAACGATCTCCCGCATCACCAAGACCCGGAACAATATAACCGTTTTCATTAAGCTTTTCATCAACTGCAGCTGTATAAATGTTAATATCAGGATGCGCTTTTTCCAGTTTTGCAATTCCTTCTGGGGCAGCTAATAAACAAATAAACTTAATATTATGTGATACTTTTCATTGTTTAATAATATCAATTGCAGCTATTGCCGTGCCACCCGTTGCTAACATTGGATCCAAAATTACTGTATAACTATTTTCCACATTATTAGGTTTTTTTTCTAAATACTTCTTAGGTTGCAAAGATTTTTCATCACGATAAATACCAATATGACCAATTTTAGCATTAGGAACCAATCCCAACATTCCATCAACCATTCCTAAACCCGCTCTTAAAACTGGAACAAGAATAATATCTTGGGCAATTTTTTTACCAGTAGTCGCAACTATTGGCGTTTCAATTGAAATTTCTTGTAACTTTAAATCCTGAAAAACTTCATAAGCCATTAACCTAGTAATTTCATTAACATTTTCTTTAAAAATCTTACTATTCGTATCTTTTTTTCGTAACCTTGTTAACTTATCATCAATTAAAGGATGTTTAATAATAAATAGTGCCATATTATTTCACTCCTATTAAGAATTATACTACTTTCTTATATTTTTAGTAACCTGAATTGTAAATATAAATGGGACAGTTTTTTAAAATAATTGTATTAAATCTATTGGTCTTTTATAAGATAATGATTTTCTGGGTGTAGAATTAATTTGAAATGCTATAGAATTTAAGTCTTTTTGTTTATATGAAGATAAATCAGTAGATTTTGGTAAATATCTTCTTAAAATACCATTATTGTTCTCATTTAAACCTCTTTGACAAGGTTTTCCGGCATCTGCAAAATAAATTTTAACATTACAATTTTTTTCAATTAATTTTCATTTA from Spiroplasma endosymbiont of Lonchoptera lutea harbors:
- the atpD gene encoding F0F1 ATP synthase subunit beta, with protein sequence MKKVEKQKHNEGKVIQILGPVIDIRFSHNNLPNLYNAVEIDNNGEKLVVEVMQALGDDIVRTISMGPTEGLTRGLKAIDTGKAIMVPVGKETLGKIFNVLGEPLDGSIIPKGTRRMPIHRVAPSYEEQSTTAEILETGIKVIDLLVPYARGGKIGLFGGAGVGKTVLVQELINNIAKEHGGISVFAGVGERTREGNDLYYEMIEANVINKTALVFGQMNEPPGARMRVALTGLTMAEYFRDEQNQDVLLFIDNIFRFTQAGSEVSALLGRMPSAVGYQPTLATEMGALQERITSTKKGSITSVQAIYVPADDLTDPAPATTFSHLDARTVLDRSIAALGIYPAIDPLSSSSRLLDPEVVGQEHYQVARKVQQILQRFKELQDIIAILGMEELSDEDKLLVNRARKIRNFLSQSFSVAEKFTGMKGSYVPIAKTIQGFKEILAGKHDKLPEQAFLFVGSIEEAIAKAKELAEG
- the atpG gene encoding ATP synthase F1 subunit gamma, with the protein product MPQDFRIKNRIQTINTIGKISRALQLVSTAKLKKASKRIQEIRPYSEEMYDVFHHIISNTNDSIYLQKDAGSHFRTVWIIINSNIGLCAGYNYNIHKLVIPEIKKSDLLIVIGAKGISYYQNRDYNVISSYSNLDLNFEYHQAQEIGFQVLSMFNNKEIERIKLVYTKFINSISFQPTVLQLLPIAKINTQQNSLFEFEPDAQTVLETTILLYLNTIIYSAISESQVSEQASRRLAMENATNNANELKDNLTLQYNRSRQAKITQEIAEIIAAADSTN
- the atpA gene encoding F0F1 ATP synthase subunit alpha; this translates as MSFKVNEIADVIKSQIKHYGKKMELSEEGSVISVGDGIAVLHGLDKAMLGELLLFDNDVYGMVLNLEEDAVGVVLMGDDTYIKEGDAVKRTKQVVETVVGDELLGRVVNALGQPIDGKGAIKSKKKRPVERIAPGVMTRQSVDESLQTGILAIDAMIPIGKGQRELIIGDRQTGKTAIAIDTILNQKGKDVNCVYVAIGQKSSTVAQIVERLKQTGAMSYTTIVAAGASELAPLQYLAPYTGITIAEEWMEQGKDVLIVYDDLSKHAVAYRTMALLLRRPPGREAYPGDVFYLHSRLLERAARLNKDNGNGSITALPIIETQAGDISAYIPTNVISITDGQIFLTSQLFNAGIRPAVDLGLSVSRVGSAAQIKAIKQVAGTLKLELAQYNELQAFAQFGSDLDEMTKRVLEHGQRAIDILKQTQYNPLSQTNQAILLLAINLRRIQWIPLDKILLFKENIITYFKNNKEAHKIYQELKKVKTFSKELKSKVDTEIIKVVYHLVSKIDKYEITSYGTKEQWELLLIQGKIKVKKGRH
- a CDS encoding F0F1 ATP synthase subunit delta, whose protein sequence is MIQNWAWALLKLGEEEKQLDIMLRQSIHLIKLFFEYPRIIDILSTHNLEKQKQKKIIDKIFQDKANDIFVNFFKLLIDRNNFRQVRLILKVFRNLCNERANVFYGIVFSTIKLQEEVIDKIEKKIGKILQQKVELINKIDLSLIAGIKVKVQDQIFDGSIKGRLLAMKRNIENK
- the atpF gene encoding F0F1 ATP synthase subunit B, with protein sequence MLLSYLAIFYKIEQENIINQLFPNVWVFIAHILATVVLLVVLGFFLYKPFKQLMRKRRSIIKDLIDDAIRKQTQATKYETEANSLLKDSKMQSQQIIDDAKVEALTQRQEIINQASIEAKLIDEQSQRDILKERIKVEENIRQEIIDVAFNMAQNILEKEIDREQNEVLIDDFIKQLD
- the atpE gene encoding ATP synthase F0 subunit C, yielding MMSVEIINSINTVGAILASGDVSWGKFIGAGIGVLGCFGAGIGQGYAAGKAAEAVGRNPEANGKIRTMLIIGCAIAETGAIYSLVIALILIFVA
- a CDS encoding F0F1 ATP synthase subunit A; translated protein: MYASFELWDPWKLVPQITTIILTTLIIIIITLIYFFKVKKLDPKAEPRGLVLIVELCVKGVENLVISILGPSFKWLTLYFLYLLSYIIVGNLLAIVGFESQMTSYTTTFAMGLVTFIGIYIFGIKFQRLAFFKRYLNPLELLTQFVPLVSISFRLFGNILGGSIIMALLYQFSDLISRQVPIIGQVNFLAGFLAPFFHFYFDIFFGVIQAVIFSILTLVYWKLEIGDEKSGSKEGAINRREADG
- a CDS encoding MG406 family protein, with amino-acid sequence MKNINWKYEKQIMIVFGLLIFIGLLVTTIFTIINYLSWNLITGFVTTSIFSLLNYLLLIFLTSYVIQTGQSINKLGIGLLFLLRVLLYLIPVLIIMLFNEYFNIFSSIFGLILAFIATLIVNMYNALIEKRNLKDES
- the upp gene encoding uracil phosphoribosyltransferase; this encodes MALFIIKHPLIDDKLTRLRKKDTNSKIFKENVNEITRLMAYEVFQDLKLQEISIETPIVATTGKKIAQDIILVPVLRAGLGMVDGMLGLVPNAKIGHIGIYRDEKSLQPKKYLEKKPNNVENSYTVILDPMLATGGTAIAAIDIIKQWKVSHNIKFICLLAAPEGIAKLEKAHPDINIYTAAVDEKLNENGYIVPGLGDAGDRYFDTQ